Proteins encoded in a region of the Megalops cyprinoides isolate fMegCyp1 chromosome 3, fMegCyp1.pri, whole genome shotgun sequence genome:
- the birc2 gene encoding baculoviral IAP repeat-containing protein 2 isoform X2 has protein sequence MEILQNNAFFLGLCRNSTPTELQYDNSSELFRISTFAKFPPNVAVTERSLARAGFYYTGVGDRVQCFRCNVTAENWQLGECPSERHRQLSPTCTFIQSLPSTASLLSSSHSAFSPLRNMPVLQLSNLAGSAVPAPAPVAAPASGQPEEQVGYFNMGFTSLPPTSPLSSRGVEDLSHQRPPACHNPSMRREQDRLDTFQNWAVTIITPSELAKAGFYYLGQGDRVACFSCGGQRSNWEPGDRAMSEHQRHYPNCRFVRGDRAENVPLNSGGLVNVSNPVMQQCEERLLTFVNWPSRIPVRPDQLAKAGFYYVGRNDDVKCFCCDGGLRCWESGDDPWVEHAKWFPRCEYLLQEKGQEFVHQIQARFPRLFEQLLTNGDSSSREFVDPPVVHLSPGEERSEDAVMMNTPVVKSALEMGFDRSLVKQTVQSKILTSGENYKTVQELVSDLLSAEDEKREEEKERFAEEMASDGFTFLKKHHIALTQRLKSVQSLMDHLLEQAVIEREEYNVIHNCASVKQQTSQLIDLVLSKGNAAAEVFRNWIQKNDVYLLRELMDLPMEEQLRRLQEERTCKVCMDKEVNIVFIPCGHLVVCKECAPSLRKCPICRGLVKGTVRTFLS, from the exons atggaaattttgcaaaacaatgcatttttcttgGGCTTGTGCCGTAATAGTACACCAACAGAGCTGCAGTACGACAATTCGTCTGAGCTGTTCCGCATCTCCACTTTCGCCAAATTCCCGCCGAATGTAGCTGTCACCGAAAGGAGTCTGGCACGGGCTGGCTTTTACTACACGGGGGTCGGGGACCGTGTTCAGTGCTTCCGCTGCAACGTTACCGCAGAGAACTGGCAGTTGGGCGAGTGCCCGTCTGAGAGGCACAGGCAGCTGTCCCCGACCTGCACGTTCATCCAGAGCCTACCCTCCACAGCCAGCCTCCTGTCCTCTTCCCACTCCGCTTTTTCGCCCCTCCGCAACATGCCAGTCCTGCAGCTGTCAAACTTGGCCGGCTCCGCTgtccccgcccccgcccccgtcGCAGCCCCGGCCTCAGGCCAGCCGGAGGAGCAGGTGGGCTACTTCAACATGGGCTTCACCAGCCTGCCCCCGACCAGCCCCCTCAGCTCCCGCGGCGTGGAGGACCTATCACACCAGCGCCCGCCCGCCTGCCACAACCCCAGCATGCGGCGCGAACAGGACCGCCTGGACACCTTCCAGAACTGGGCAGTCACCATCATCACCCCCAGCGAGCTGGCCAAGGCTGGCTTCTACTACCTGGGCCAGGGGGACCGCGTGGCCTGCTTCTCCTGCGGAGGGCAGCGCAGCAACTGGGAGCCGGGCGACAGGGCAATGTCTGAGCACCAGAGGCACTACCCCAACTGCCGCTTCGTGAGGGGCGACAGGGCGGAGAACGTGCCCCTCAACTCGGGGGGCCTGGTCAACGTGTCCAATCCGGTTATGCAGCAGTGTGAGGAGAGACTGCTCACCTTCGTCAACTGGCCCTCCAGGATACCCGTGCGCCCTGACCAGCTGGCCAAAGCTGGCTTTTACTATGTTG GGCGCAACGACGATGTGAAGTGCTTCTGCTGCGATGGAGGACTCAGGTGCTGGGAATCGGGAGATGACCCGTGGGTGGAACATGCCAAATGGTTTCCAAG gtgtGAGTACCTATTGCAGGAAAAGGGCCAGGAGTTTGTCCACCAGATTCAAGCTCGATTCCCACGTCTGTTTGAACAG CTGCTGACAAATGGGGACAGCAGTTCACGGGAGTTTGTTGATCCTCCAG TGGTTCACCTGAGCCCGGGAGAGGAGCGCTCAGAGGATGCGGTCATGATGAACACGCCTGTGGTGAAGTCTGCCCTGGAGATGGGCTTTGACCGCAGCCTGGTCAAGCAGACTGTGCAGAGCAAGATCCTCACCAGCGGTGAGAACTACAAGACAGTTCAGGAGCTTGTGTCAGACCTGCTCAGCGCTGAGGATGagaagagggaagaagagaaggAGCGCTTCGCAGAGGAAATGGCATCAG ATGGCTTCACGTTCTTGAAGAAGCATCACATCGCCCTGACACAACGTCTGAAGAGTGTGCAGAGCCTGATGGACCACCTGCTTGAGCAGGCAGTGATTGAACGTGAGGAGTACAACGTCATCCACAACTGCGCCTCTGTGAAGCAGCAGACGAGCCAGCTCATCGATCTGGTGCTGTCCAAGGGGAACGCGGCGGCTGAGGTGTTCCGCAACTGGATCCAAAAGAACGACGTGTACCTCTTAAGAGAACTAATGG ACCTGCCCATGGAGGAGCAGCTgcgcaggctgcaggaggagcgcACGTGCAAAGTGTGCATGGACAAGGAGGTCAACATCGTTTTCATCCCCTGCGGGCATCTGGTCGTGTGCAAAGAGTGCGCCCCTTCGCTACGCAAGTGCCCCATCTGCAGAGGGCTGGTCAAGGGCACGGTCCGCACCTTCCTGTCCTAG
- the birc2 gene encoding baculoviral IAP repeat-containing protein 2 isoform X1 — MEILQNNAFFLGLCRNSTPTELQYDNSSELFRISTFAKFPPNVAVTERSLARAGFYYTGVGDRVQCFRCNVTAENWQLGECPSERHRQLSPTCTFIQSLPSTASLLSSSHSAFSPLRNMPVLQLSNLAGSAVPAPAPVAAPASGQPEEQVGYFNMGFTSLPPTSPLSSRGVEDLSHQRPPACHNPSMRREQDRLDTFQNWAVTIITPSELAKAGFYYLGQGDRVACFSCGGQRSNWEPGDRAMSEHQRHYPNCRFVRGDRAENVPLNSGGLVNVSNPVMQQCEERLLTFVNWPSRIPVRPDQLAKAGFYYVGRNDDVKCFCCDGGLRCWESGDDPWVEHAKWFPRCEYLLQEKGQEFVHQIQARFPRLFEQLLTNGDSSSREFVDPPVVHLSPGEERSEDAVMMNTPVVKSALEMGFDRSLVKQTVQSKILTSGENYKTVQELVSDLLSAEDEKREEEKERFAEEMASDGFTFLKKHHIALTQRLKSVQSLMDHLLEQAVIEREEYNVIHNCASVKQQTSQLIDLVLSKGNAAAEVFRNWIQKNDVYLLRELMAQANEAASPSQDLSDLPMEEQLRRLQEERTCKVCMDKEVNIVFIPCGHLVVCKECAPSLRKCPICRGLVKGTVRTFLS; from the exons atggaaattttgcaaaacaatgcatttttcttgGGCTTGTGCCGTAATAGTACACCAACAGAGCTGCAGTACGACAATTCGTCTGAGCTGTTCCGCATCTCCACTTTCGCCAAATTCCCGCCGAATGTAGCTGTCACCGAAAGGAGTCTGGCACGGGCTGGCTTTTACTACACGGGGGTCGGGGACCGTGTTCAGTGCTTCCGCTGCAACGTTACCGCAGAGAACTGGCAGTTGGGCGAGTGCCCGTCTGAGAGGCACAGGCAGCTGTCCCCGACCTGCACGTTCATCCAGAGCCTACCCTCCACAGCCAGCCTCCTGTCCTCTTCCCACTCCGCTTTTTCGCCCCTCCGCAACATGCCAGTCCTGCAGCTGTCAAACTTGGCCGGCTCCGCTgtccccgcccccgcccccgtcGCAGCCCCGGCCTCAGGCCAGCCGGAGGAGCAGGTGGGCTACTTCAACATGGGCTTCACCAGCCTGCCCCCGACCAGCCCCCTCAGCTCCCGCGGCGTGGAGGACCTATCACACCAGCGCCCGCCCGCCTGCCACAACCCCAGCATGCGGCGCGAACAGGACCGCCTGGACACCTTCCAGAACTGGGCAGTCACCATCATCACCCCCAGCGAGCTGGCCAAGGCTGGCTTCTACTACCTGGGCCAGGGGGACCGCGTGGCCTGCTTCTCCTGCGGAGGGCAGCGCAGCAACTGGGAGCCGGGCGACAGGGCAATGTCTGAGCACCAGAGGCACTACCCCAACTGCCGCTTCGTGAGGGGCGACAGGGCGGAGAACGTGCCCCTCAACTCGGGGGGCCTGGTCAACGTGTCCAATCCGGTTATGCAGCAGTGTGAGGAGAGACTGCTCACCTTCGTCAACTGGCCCTCCAGGATACCCGTGCGCCCTGACCAGCTGGCCAAAGCTGGCTTTTACTATGTTG GGCGCAACGACGATGTGAAGTGCTTCTGCTGCGATGGAGGACTCAGGTGCTGGGAATCGGGAGATGACCCGTGGGTGGAACATGCCAAATGGTTTCCAAG gtgtGAGTACCTATTGCAGGAAAAGGGCCAGGAGTTTGTCCACCAGATTCAAGCTCGATTCCCACGTCTGTTTGAACAG CTGCTGACAAATGGGGACAGCAGTTCACGGGAGTTTGTTGATCCTCCAG TGGTTCACCTGAGCCCGGGAGAGGAGCGCTCAGAGGATGCGGTCATGATGAACACGCCTGTGGTGAAGTCTGCCCTGGAGATGGGCTTTGACCGCAGCCTGGTCAAGCAGACTGTGCAGAGCAAGATCCTCACCAGCGGTGAGAACTACAAGACAGTTCAGGAGCTTGTGTCAGACCTGCTCAGCGCTGAGGATGagaagagggaagaagagaaggAGCGCTTCGCAGAGGAAATGGCATCAG ATGGCTTCACGTTCTTGAAGAAGCATCACATCGCCCTGACACAACGTCTGAAGAGTGTGCAGAGCCTGATGGACCACCTGCTTGAGCAGGCAGTGATTGAACGTGAGGAGTACAACGTCATCCACAACTGCGCCTCTGTGAAGCAGCAGACGAGCCAGCTCATCGATCTGGTGCTGTCCAAGGGGAACGCGGCGGCTGAGGTGTTCCGCAACTGGATCCAAAAGAACGACGTGTACCTCTTAAGAGAACTAATGG CCCAGGCAAATGAGGCCGCATCACCGAGTCAAGATCTTTCAG ACCTGCCCATGGAGGAGCAGCTgcgcaggctgcaggaggagcgcACGTGCAAAGTGTGCATGGACAAGGAGGTCAACATCGTTTTCATCCCCTGCGGGCATCTGGTCGTGTGCAAAGAGTGCGCCCCTTCGCTACGCAAGTGCCCCATCTGCAGAGGGCTGGTCAAGGGCACGGTCCGCACCTTCCTGTCCTAG
- the LOC118775021 gene encoding porimin-like, which produces MEFKALHLLVAGQLLSSYLFTSVSCVDRCSSSVHCVSCTSMQGCTWTKCLDESGPSCKDNFITEGTTQNCSISVCAGPTVHPMTDQGTTPAMPALHSLGNETSTNETSTAIPTTANMSTAATNASTTASHATSTTPSSAPKTLPTTKPTMTTNPTQPPVSNPTAATNSTSQTPTASTFDTGSFVGGMFLALSVTLVLFLGYKFSCSRQEVRYRTIEEHDAII; this is translated from the exons ATGGAATTTAAAGCGTTACATCTGTTGGTGGCAGGGCAGTTATTGTCTTCCTATTTGTTCACATCCGTGTCTTGCG TGGATCGGTGTTCGTCATCAGTCCATTGCGTGTCATGCACGTCGATGCAAGGTTGTACCTGGACAAAATGTTTGGACGAATCAG GTCCTTCCTGTAAAGACAACTTCATAACAGAAGGAACAACCCAGAACTGCAGCATTTCAGTCTGTGCAG GTCCAACAGTACATCCGATGACAGACCAAGGCACAACACCAG CAATGCCAGCTCTTCATAGCCTAGGCAATGAAACCAGTACCAACGAAACATCAACAGCGATACCAACCACAGCAAATATGTCAACTGCAGCAACGAACGCTTCCACTACAGCAAGCCACGCTACTAGCACAACTCCTTCATCTGCACCTAAGACCCTGCCCACAACAAAGCCAACTATGACAACAAACCCTACCCAGCCACCTGTTAGCAACCCCACAG CTGCCACTAACAGCACATCTCAGACCCCCACGGCCTCCACATTCGACACAGGCAGCTTTGTCGGGGGCATGTTTCTGGCCTTGTCCGTGACACTCGTCTTGTTCTTGGGGTACAAGTTCTCTTGTTCCCGCCAAGAAGTACGGTACCGCACCAT TGAGGAACATGATGCCATAATTTAA